A single genomic interval of Cherax quadricarinatus isolate ZL_2023a chromosome 76, ASM3850222v1, whole genome shotgun sequence harbors:
- the LOC138854981 gene encoding sodium-independent sulfate anion transporter-like — protein MLRMASAFRPPLGIAFNIKNKLDRCLSRKTLYRRLPFLTWLRSYNTECLMGDMIAGFTVGLVMIPQALAYGLVAGLPPSYGLYSAFIPCFVYFLLGSTSELSIGPTAIMSLMTYQYTGQGGGDYAVLLTFMAGIIELVAGIVNLGFVINFISQPVISGFTSAAAIIIVSSQLKLMFGLRLQTKGLVNTWEKIFSNIQDIRWQDLTLGFICIVVLFLLKVRWQDLTLGFICIVVLFLLKVRWQDLTLGFICTVVLFLLKVRWQDLTLGFICTVVLFLLKDLQEVIMEFDHNTSKRW, from the exons AACAAGTTGGATCGGTGTCTTAGTAGGAAGACACTGTACCGACGTCTGCCCTTCCTTACCTGGCTCAGGAGCTACAACACAGAATGCCTGATGGGGGACATGATAGCTGGCTTCACCGTTGGCCTCGTGATGATACCCCAGGCGCTGGCTTACGGTCTTGTAGCTGGTCTTCCTCCAAGT TATGGGCTGTACTCTGCCTTCATTCCCTGCTTCGTATACTTTCTGCTGGGGTCGACCAGTGAGCTCAGTATCGGACCAACAGCCATCATGTCCCTCATGACGTACCAGTATACCGGTCAGGGCGGGGGTGACTATGCTGTTCTCCTCACCTTCATGGCTGGCATCATAGAACTGGTCGCTGGCATCGTCAACTTAG GGTTCGTCATCAACTTCATCTCTCAGCCAGTCATCAGTGGGTTCACCTCAGCTGCAGCTATCATCATAGTTTCGTCCCAGCTTAAGCTCATGTTTGGTCTTCGTCTCCAGACCAAAGGGCTGGTCAATACTTGGGAGAAAATTTTTTCAAATATTCAAGATATCCGATGGCAGGACCTCACACTTGGCTTCATCTGCATTgtcgtcctcttcctcctgaaGGTAAGATGGCAGGACCTCACACTTGGCTTCATCTGCATTgtcgtcctcttcctcctgaaGGTAAGATGGCAGGACCTCACACTTGGCTTCATCTGCACTgtcgtcctcttcctcctgaaGGTAAGATGGCAGGACCTCACACTTGGCTTCATCTGCACTgtcgtcctcttcctcctgaaG gatctgcaggaggttataATGGAATTTGACCacaacacctcaaagagatggtaa